A window of the Proteus terrae subsp. cibarius genome harbors these coding sequences:
- the aph(3'')-Ib gene encoding aminoglycoside O-phosphotransferase APH(3'')-Ib: MNRTNIFFGESHSDWLPVRGGESGDFVFRRGDGHAFAKIAPASRRGELAGERDRLIWLKGRGVACPEVINWQEEQEGACLVITAIPGVPAADLSGADLLKAWPSMGQQLGAVHSLSVDQCPFERRLSRMFGRAVDVVSRNAVNPDFLPDEDKSTPQLDLLARVERELPVRLDQERTDMVVCHGDPCMPNFMVDPKTLQCTGLIDLGRLGTADRYADLALMIANAEENWAAPDEAERAFAVLFNVLGIEAPDRERLAFYLRLDPLTWG; this comes from the coding sequence TTGAATCGAACTAATATTTTTTTTGGTGAATCGCATTCTGACTGGTTGCCTGTCAGAGGCGGAGAATCTGGTGATTTTGTTTTTCGACGTGGTGACGGGCATGCCTTCGCGAAAATCGCACCTGCTTCCCGCCGCGGTGAGCTCGCTGGAGAGCGTGACCGCCTCATTTGGCTCAAAGGTCGAGGTGTGGCTTGCCCCGAGGTCATCAACTGGCAGGAGGAACAGGAGGGTGCATGCTTGGTGATAACGGCAATTCCGGGAGTACCGGCGGCTGATCTGTCTGGAGCGGATTTGCTCAAAGCGTGGCCGTCAATGGGGCAGCAACTTGGCGCTGTTCACAGCCTATCGGTTGATCAATGTCCGTTTGAGCGCAGGCTGTCGCGAATGTTCGGACGCGCCGTTGATGTGGTGTCCCGCAATGCCGTCAATCCCGACTTCTTACCGGACGAGGACAAGAGTACGCCGCAGCTCGATCTTTTGGCTCGTGTCGAACGAGAGCTACCGGTGCGGCTCGACCAAGAGCGCACCGATATGGTTGTTTGCCATGGTGATCCCTGCATGCCGAACTTCATGGTGGACCCTAAAACTCTTCAATGCACGGGTCTGATCGACCTTGGGCGGCTCGGAACAGCAGATCGCTATGCCGATTTGGCACTCATGATTGCTAACGCCGAAGAGAACTGGGCAGCGCCAGATGAAGCAGAGCGCGCCTTCGCTGTCCTATTCAATGTATTGGGGATCGAAGCCCCCGACCGCGAACGCCTTGCCTTCTATCTGCGATTGGACCCTCTGACTTGGGGTTGA
- a CDS encoding aminoglycoside O-phosphotransferase APH(6)-Id: MFMPPVFPAHWHVSQPVLIADTFSSLVWKVSLPDGTPAIVKGLKPIEDIADELRGADYLVWRNGRGAVRLLGRENNLMLLEYAGERMLSHIVAEHGDYQATEIAAELMAKLYAASEEPLPSALLPIRDRFAALFQRARDDQNAGCQTDYVHAAIIADQMMSNASELRGLHGDLHHENIMFSSRGWLVIDPVGLVGEVGFGAANMFYDPADRDDLCLDPRRIAQMADAFSRALDVDPRRLLDQAYAYGCLSAAWNADGEEEQRDLAIAAAIKQVRQTSY; encoded by the coding sequence ATGTTCATGCCGCCTGTTTTTCCTGCTCATTGGCACGTTTCGCAACCTGTTCTCATTGCGGACACCTTTTCCAGCCTCGTTTGGAAAGTTTCATTGCCAGACGGGACTCCTGCAATCGTCAAGGGATTGAAACCTATAGAAGACATTGCTGATGAACTGCGCGGGGCCGACTATCTGGTATGGCGCAATGGGAGGGGAGCAGTCCGGTTGCTCGGTCGTGAGAACAATCTGATGTTGCTCGAATATGCCGGGGAGCGAATGCTCTCTCACATCGTTGCCGAGCACGGCGACTACCAGGCGACCGAAATTGCAGCGGAACTAATGGCGAAGCTGTATGCCGCATCTGAGGAACCCCTGCCTTCTGCCCTTCTCCCGATCCGGGATCGCTTTGCAGCTTTGTTTCAGCGGGCGCGCGATGATCAAAACGCAGGTTGTCAAACTGACTACGTCCACGCGGCGATTATAGCCGATCAAATGATGAGCAATGCCTCGGAACTGCGTGGGCTACATGGCGATCTGCATCATGAAAACATCATGTTCTCCAGTCGCGGCTGGCTGGTGATAGATCCCGTCGGTCTGGTCGGTGAAGTGGGCTTTGGCGCCGCCAATATGTTCTACGATCCGGCTGACAGAGACGACCTTTGTCTCGATCCTAGACGCATTGCACAGATGGCGGACGCATTCTCTCGTGCGCTGGACGTCGATCCGCGTCGCCTGCTCGACCAGGCGTACGCTTATGGGTGCCTTTCCGCAGCTTGGAACGCGGATGGAGAAGAGGAGCAACGCGATCTAGCTATCGCGGCCGCGATCAAGCAGGTGCGACAGACGTCATACTAG
- a CDS encoding LysR family transcriptional regulator, with protein sequence MRRTNHRNLVNVGILSGRIPLISLVQFIAVAEHLNFRHAAKALGISQSSVSARVKALEDNLGVLLFERHARGVRLTDAGRHFMERVTAGVDQLDHAVKTAE encoded by the coding sequence ATGCGGCGCACTAACCATCGAAACCTCGTGAATGTCGGTATCCTGTCTGGCAGGATACCGCTCATTTCCCTTGTTCAGTTCATCGCCGTCGCCGAGCATCTGAATTTTCGGCATGCGGCCAAGGCACTTGGTATCAGCCAGTCGAGCGTCAGCGCGCGTGTGAAAGCGCTGGAGGATAACCTTGGTGTCCTGCTATTTGAGCGCCATGCGCGGGGCGTTCGGCTAACAGACGCAGGCAGGCACTTCATGGAGCGTGTCACGGCGGGTGTCGATCAACTCGATCACGCAGTGAAGACCGCGGAGTGA